A single genomic interval of Paralichthys olivaceus isolate ysfri-2021 chromosome 7, ASM2471397v2, whole genome shotgun sequence harbors:
- the cnot1 gene encoding CCR4-NOT transcription complex subunit 1 isoform X3 — protein sequence MNLDSLSLALSQISYLADNLTKKNYRASQQEIQHIVNRHGPEADRHLLRCLFSHVDFSGDGKSSGKDFHQTQFLIQECVSLISKPNFISTLCYAIDNPLHYQKSLKPSAHLFTQLSKVLKLSKVQEVIFGLALLNSSNTDLRGFAAQFIKQKLPDLLRSYVDADLGGNQEGGFQDIAIEVLHLLLSHLLFGQKGASGVGQEQIDAFLKTLCRDFPQERCPVVLAPLLYPEKRDILMDRILPDSGELAKTMMESSLSEFMQEVGYGFCASVDECRNIILQYGVREVTASQVARVLGMMARTHSGLTDGIPLQSISAPGSGIWSDGKDKNDGSQAHTWNVEVLIDVVKEVNPNLNFKEVTYELDHAGFIIRDSKGLQIVVYGIQRGLGIEVFPVDLIYRPWKHAEGQLSFIQHSLMSPEVFCFADYPCHNVATDILKAPPEDDNRGIATWKSLDLVESLLRLSEVGQYEQVKQLFSFPIKHCPDMLVLALLQISTSWHTLRHELISTLMPIFLGNHPNSAIILHYAWHGQGQSPSIRQLIMHSMAEWYMRGEQYDQAKLSRILDVAQDLKSLSMLLNGTPFAFVIDLAALASRREYLKLDKWLTDKIREHGEPFIQACVTFLKRRCPSIMGGLAPDKDQPKSAQLPPETLATMLACLQSCAGSVSQELSETILTMVANCSNVMNKARQPPPGVMPKGRAPSTSSLDAISPVQVPLCMDPLSSMGSLNLGGTATSHTQSMQGFPTSLSSAFSNPQSPAKAFPPLSNPNPSTPFGGIGSLSSQLPGMDSGPLSTGISSGIGSSLGMPTVSTDPFGTRKMSTPGLNPPTFQQSKMKASDLSQVWPEANQHFSKEIDDEANSYFQRIYNHPPHPTMSVDEVLEMLQRFKDSTIKREREVFNCMLRNLFEEYRFFPQYPDKELHITACLFGGIIEKGLVTYMALGLALRYVLEALRKPYGSKMYYFGIAALDRFKNRLKDYPQYCQHLASIAHFLQFPHHLQEYIEYGQQSRDPPVKMQGSITTPGSLALAQVQAQAQSQQPGGPKAPQPGPASTLVTTTTTTTTAAKTTTITRPTPSSFKKDVPPSINTTNIDTLLVATDQTERIVEPPENVQEKIAFIFNNLSQSNMTQKVEELKETVKDEFMPWVSQYLVMKRVSIEPNFHSLYSNFLDTLKNPEFVKMVLNETYRNIKVLLTSDKAAANFSDRSLLKNLGHWLGMITLAKNKPILYTDLEVKSLLLEAYVKGQQELLYVVPFVAKVLESSLRSMVFRPQNPWTMAIMNVLAELHQEHDLKLNLKFEIEVLCKNLSLDINDLKPGNLLKDKEKLKSLEEQLSAPKKEAKPPEELLPVSTTVFCPTGDFVPFAAPPSTPAATTTACTTTGPPTPQFSYHDINVYALAGLAPHININVNIPLLQAHPQLKQCVRQSVERAVQELVHPVVDRSIKIAMTTCEQIIRKDFALDSEESRMRVAAHHMMRNLTAGMAMITCREPLLMSIATNLKNSFAAALRAPTPQQREMMEEAAARIAQDNCELACCFIQKTAVEKAGPEMDKRLATEFELRKHARQEGRRYCDPVVLTYQAERMPEQIRLKVGGVDPKQLAVYEEFARNVPGFLPSNDLSQPTGFLAQPMKQQAWATDDVAQIYDKCMADLEQHLHAIPPALAMNPLTQALRSLLEAVALARNSRDGIAALGLLQKAVEGLLDATSGADADLLLRYRECHLLVLKALQDGRAYGPQWCNKQITRCLIECRDEYKYNVEAVELLIRNHLVNMQQYDLHLAQSMENGLHYMAVAFAMQLVKLLLVDERSVSHVTEADLFHTIETLMRTCAHSRANAPEGLPQLMDVVRSNYEAMIDRAHGGPNFMMHSGISQASEYDDPPGLREKAEYLLREWVNLYHSAAAGRDSTKAFSAFVGQMHGQGILKTDDLITRFFRLCTEMCVEISYRAQAEQQHNPAASAAIIRAKCYHNLDAFVRLIALLVKHSGEATNTVTKINLLNKVLGIVVGVLIQDHDVRQTEFQQLPYHRIFIMLLLELNAPEHVLETINFQTLTAFCNTFHILRPTKAPGFVYAWLELISHRIFIARMLAHTPQQKGWPMYAQLLIDLFKYLAPFLRNVELNKPMQILYKGTLRVLLVLLHDFPEFLCDYHYGFCDVIPPNCIQLRNLILSAFPRNMRLPDPFTPNLKVDMLSEINIAPRILTNFTGVMPSQFKKDLDSYLKTRSPVTFLSELRSNLQVSNEPGNRYNIQLINALVLYVGTQAIAHIHNKGSTPSMSTITHSAHMDIFQNLAVDLDTEGRYLFLNAIANQLRYPNSHTHYFSCTMLYLFAEANTEAIQEQITRVLLERLIVNRPHPWGLLITFIELIKNPAFKFWSHDFVHCAPEIEKLFQSVAQCCMGQKQAQQVMEGTGAS from the exons ATGAATCTTGATTCGCTCTCGCTGGCTTTGTCTCAAATCAGCTATCTGGCGGAcaatttaacaaagaaaaactacCGAGCCAGCCAGCAAGAAATACAACAT ATTGTAAATCGTCACGGTCCTGAGGCAGACAGGCATCTATTACGCTGTCTCTTCTCCCATGTGGATTTCAGTGGCGATGGTAAAAGCAGTGGCAAAGACTTTCACCAG ACACAGTTTCTGATCCAGGAGTGTGTGTCGCTGATATCAAAGCCAAACTTTATCTCAACTCTTTGTTACGCCATAGACAATCCCCTACACTACCAGAAG AGTTTGAAGCCATCTGCCCATTTATTCACTCAACTGAGTAAAGTTCTTAAGCTCAGCAAGGTCCAAGAG gTGATATTTGGACTTGCTTTGCTCAATTCCAGCAACACAGACCTTCGTGGCTTTG CTGCACAGTTCATCAAGCAGAAACTTCCAGATCTCCTGCGGTCATACGTTGACGCTGATCTCGGAGGAAACCAGGAAGGTGGCTTTCAAGACATTGCCATAGAGGTCTTGCACCTACTGCTCTCCCATCTACTGTTTGGCCAGAAGGGAGCCAGTGGGGTAGGGCAAGAGCAGATTGACGCCTTCCTGAAGACACTTTGCCGAG ATTTCCCCCAGGAGCGCTGCCCTGTGGTGCTCGCACCACTGCTGTACCCTGAAAAACGGGACATTCTCATGGACAGGATCCTACCAGACTCGGGGGAGTTGGCTAAGACCATGATGGAGAGTTCTCTCTCAGAATTCATGCAAGAAGTTGGCTATGGCTTCTGTGCAAG TGTGGATGAGTGCAGAAATATAATCCTCCAATATGGGGTGAGGGAGGTGACGGCCAGCCAGGTAGCCAGGGTCCTGGGCATGATGGCTCGTACACACTCTGGCCTAACTGATGGTATCCCCCTACAG TCCATCTCTGCTCCAGGTAGTGGTATCTGGAGTGATGGTAAGGATAAGAACGATGGTTCGCAGGCACACACATGGAATGTCGAGGTTCTCATCGACGTTGTCAAAGAAGTT AATCCCAACCTGAACTTCAAAGAGGTGACGTACGAACTGGACCATGCAGGCTTTATAATCCGTGACAGTAAAGGCCTGCAAATTGTGGTTTATGGCATTCAGAGGGGATTGGGAATCGAGGTCTTCCCTGTCGATCTCATCTATCGGCCATGGAAACACGCAGAGGGACAG ctgTCATTCATTCAACACTCTCTGATGagtccagaagtgttttgtttcGCTGACTACCCCTGTCACAATGTGGCCACTGACATCCTCAAGGCCCCACCAGAGGATGACAACAGGGGGATTGCCACATG GAAAAGTCTGGACCTGGTCGAGAGCCTGCTCAGGCTGTCTGAGGTGGGCCAGTACGAGCAGGTGAAGCAGTTGTTCAGCTTCCCAATCAAACACTGCCCAGACATGTTGGTGTTGGCATTACTGCAGATCTCCACCTCCTGGCACACACTGCGCCATGAGCTCATCTCTACCCTAATGCCCATCTTTCTGGGCAACCACCCCAACTCTGCCATTATCCTGCACTACGCCTGGCATGGACAG GGACAGTCTCCATCCATCCGTCAGTTAATAATGCATTCGATGGCAGAGTGGTACATGAGAGGGGAGCAGTATGACCAAGCCAAGTTGTCTCGCATCCTGGATGTGGCCCAGGACTTGAAG tcTCTATCGATGCTGCTGAATGGTACTCCATTTGCCTTTGTTATTGACCTCGCTGCACTTGCCTCGCGCCGTGAATACCTCAAACTTGATAAATGGCTGACTGACAAAATCAGAGAGCATGGG gaaCCTTTTATCCAGGCGTGTGTGACATTCCTAAAGAGGCGCTGCCCATCCATTATGGGAGGTCTGGCCCCTGATAAGGACCAGCCCAAAAGTGCCCAGCTCCCGCCAGAGACCTTAGCCACCATGCTGGCCTGCCTGCAGTCCTGTGCTGG GAGTGTGTCCCAGGAGTTGTCAGAGACTATCCTCACCATGGTTGCCAACTGCAGCAATGTGATGAATAAAGCTCGGCAGCCACCACCAGGGGTGATGCCCAAGGGCCGTGCCCCCAGCACCAGCAGCCTGGATGCCATCTCACCTGTACAGGTACCTTTATGT ATGGACCCTCTCTCAAGCATGGGTTCCTTGAACTTAGGGGGCACAGCCACCTCACACACCCAGAGCATGCAAGGTTTCCCCACCTCACTGAGTTCAGCTTTTAGTAATCCCCAGTCCCCAGCTAAGGCCTTCCCCCCACTGTCCAACCCCAACCCCAGCACACCATTTGGGGGAATTGGCAGTCTGTCCTCACAGCTCCCTGGTATGGACTCTG GTCCCCTGAGCACAGGCATCAGCTCTGGTATTGGCTCTAGTCTGGGGATGCCAACAGTAAGCACTGACCCTTTTGGCACCAGGAAGATGAGCACACCAGGCTTGAATCCACCTACCTTTCAGCAGAGTAAGATGAAGGCCT CTGACCTTTCTCAGGTGTGGCCCGAGGCAAACCAGCACTTTAGCAAGGAGATAGATGATGAAGCAAACAGTTACTTCCAGCGCATCTACAACCACCCACCTCACCCAACCATGTCCGTGGATGAA GTACTTGAGATGCTGCAGAGGTTCAAGGATTCAACCATCAAGCGGGAGCGAGAGGTGTTCAACTGCATGCTTCGGAACCTGTTTGAGGAATATCGGTTCTTCCCCCAGTACCCAGACAAGGAGCTGCACATCACTGCCTGCCTTTTTGGTGGAATTATCGAGAAGGGTCTTGTCACCTACATGGCCCTTGGCTTAGCCCTCCGATATGTCCTTGAAGCCTTAAGAAAACCCTACGGATCCAAAATGTATTACTTTGGAATAGCTGCCCTAGATAGGTTCAAAAACAG ACTAAAGGACTATCCTCAGTATTGTCAACACTTGGCTTCAATTGCCCACTTCTTGCAGTTCCCCCACCATTTACAAGAG TATATCGAGTATGGCCAACAGTCACGGGACCCTCCGGTGAAGATGCAAGGCTCCATCACCACACCTGGTAGTCTGGCACTGGCACAAGTTCAAGCCCAGGCTCAATCGCAGCAACCTGGTGGCCCTAAAGCCCCACAACCTGGTCCGGCCAGCACCCTCGTCACCACCACAACGACCACAACCACAGCAGCAAAGACCACCACCATAACAAGACCAACGCCCAGCAGCTTCAAGAAGGATGTGCCT CCCTCCATAAACACTACCAACATTGACACACTGCTTGTGGCCACTGACCAAACCGAAAGGATTGTAGagcctccagagaatgtccaggAGAAGATagcttttattttcaacaacCTGTCTCAGTCCAACATGACACAGAAG GTGGAGGAGTTGAAAGAGACTGTGAAGGATGAGTTTATGCCCTGGGTGTCTCAGTACCTTGTGATGAAGCGTGTCAGCATAGAGCCCAACTTCCACAGTCTGTACTCCAACTTTCTGGACACTCTCAAGAACCCAGAGTTTGTCAAGATGGTCCTCAATGAGACTTACAGGAACATCaag GTGCTCTTGACCTCGGACAAGGCAGCTGCCAATTTCTCTGATCGCTCCCTGCTGAAGAATCTGGGCCACTGGTTGGGGATGATTACACTGGCTAAAAACAAGCCTATCCTCTATACA gATCTGGAAGTCAAGTCTCTGCTTCTAGAAGCCTATGTGAAAGGCCAGCAGGAATTACTTTATGTGGTTCCCTTTGTGGCCAAGGTTTTGGAATCTAGTCTTCGGAGCATG GTTTTCAGGCCCCAGAATCCCTGGACTATGGCCATCATGAATGTCCTTGCTGAGCTTCATCAGGAACATGACCTCAAG cttaACTTAAAGTTTGAGATTGAAGTTCTGTGTAAGAACTTGTCTCTGGACATAAATGACCTGAAGCCAGGAAACCTCCTGAAGGACAAGGAGAAGCTGAAGAGTCTAGAGGAACAACTTTCTGCACCAAAGAAGGAGGCAAAACCCCCAGAAGAGTTGCTACCAGTCTCTACCACAG TTTTTTGTCCAACAGGAGACTTTGTCCCATTCGCAGCTCCTCCCTCAACCCCAGCTGCCACCACCACCGCCTGCACAACCACTGGGCCCCCAACCCCACAGTTCAGTTACCATGACATCAATGTGTATGCCTTGGCTGGCCTGGCTCCACACATCAATATAAATGTCAAT ATCCCTCTGCTACAGGCCCATCCTCAGTTGAAGCAGTGTGTACGGCAATCAGTAGAGCGAGCCGTCCAGGAGCTAGTGCATCCTGTGGTTGATCGCTCCATTAAAATTGCTATGACAACCTGTGAGCAGATCATCAGGAAGGACTTTGCCCTGGATTCAGAGGAGTCCCGCATGCGTGTCGCTGCCCATCATAtgatgagaaacctgaccgctGGCATGGCCATGATCACCTGCCGTGAGCCGCTGCTCATGAGCATCGCCACCAACCTGAAGAACAGTTTTGCTGCTGCTCTTAGG GCACCAACCCCACAACAAAGGGAAATGATGGAAGAGGCTGCTGCTCGGATTGCTCAAGACAACTGTGAATTAGCTTGTTGCTTCATTCAGAAAACAGCTGTGGAGAAGGCTGGTCCTGAAATGGACAAGAGACTGGCCACA GAGTTTGAGCTGAGGAAGCATGCACGTCAGGAGGGACGGCGTTATTGTGATCCTGTTGTTCTGACTTACCAAGCTGAACGTATGCCTGAGCAGATAAGACTCAAG GTAGGAGGAGTGGACCCGAAGCAACTGGCTGTATATGAGGAGTTTGCCAGAAATGTTCCCGGTTTCTTGCCCAGTAATGATCTCTCACAACCCACTGGCTTCCTGGCTCAGCCCATGAAG caacaGGCATGGGCCACAGATGATGTGGCTCAGATCTACGATAAGTGCATGGCAGACTTGGAGCAACATCTTCATGCCATTCCCCCTGCCCTTGCCATGAACCCCTTGACCCAGGCCCTGCGCAGCCTGCTGGAGGCTGTGGCTTTGGCACGTAACTCCAGGGACGGCATCGCTGCACTTGGCCTCCTGCAGAAG GCTGTGGAAGGTCTTCTTGATGCCACTAGTGGAGCTGATGCTGACTTGCTGCTTCGCTACAGAGAGTGCCACCTGCTGGTGCTCAAAGCCCTGCAGGATGGACGTGCCTATGGACCACAGTGGTGCAATAAGCAGATCACCAG GTGTCTGATAGAATGCCGTGATGAGTACAAATACAACGTAGAGGCTGTTGAGCTTCTGATCAGAAACCATCTTGTGAATATGCAGCAGTATGACTTGCACCTGGCACAG tcaATGGAAAATGGATTGCACTACATGGCAGTTGCATTCGCCATGCAGTTGGTGAAGCTGCTGCTTGTGGATGAACGCAGTGTCAGCCATGTCACAGAGGCCGACCTCTTTCACACCATTGAGACTTTGATGAGGACCTGTGCACACTCCAGAGCCAACGCACCCGAGGG GCTTCCCCAGCTCATGGATGTTGTTCGCTCCAACTATGAAGCCATGATTGACCGGGCCCACGGTGGACCCAACTTTATGATGCACTCTGGGATTTCACAGGCTTCAGAATACGACGATCCCCCAGGCCTGAGGGAGAAAGCAGAGTACCTCTTGAGGGAATGGGTGAACCTGTATCACTCAGCTGCTGCCGGCAGGGACAGTACCAAAGCATTCTCTGCCTTTGTTGGACAG ATGCACGGACAGGGGATCTTAAAGACAGATGATCTGATCACAAGGTTCTTCCGGCTGtgcacagaaatgtgtgtggaGATCAGCTATCGGGCACaagctgagcagcagcacaacCCAGCAGCCAGCGCAGCTATTATCAGAGCCAAGTGTTACCACAACCTGGATGCCTTTGTTAGGCTCATAGCCCTGCTGGTCAAACACTCTGGAGAGGCcaccaacacagtgacaaagaTCAACCTCCTCAACAAG GTGCTGGGTATCGTTGTTGGGGTGTTGATCCAGGACCATGATGTCCGTCAGACAGAATTCCAACAGCTGCCATACCACCGCATTTTCATCATGCTGCTGTTGGAGCTCAATGCTCCTGAACACGTCTTGGAGACCATCAACTTCCAGACACTCACTGCCTTCTG CAATACCTTCCACATCCTGAGACCCACCAAAGCACCTGGCTTTGTGTACGCCTGGCTGGAACTCATCTCCCATCGCATCTTCATTGCCAGGATGCTCGCGCACACACCACAGCAGAAG GGTTGGCCCATGTACGCACAGCTGCTGATTGATCTCTTCAAGTACCTGGCCCCTTTCCTGAGGAATGTAGAACTCAACAAACCTATGCAAATCCTCTACAAG GGTACACTGCGAGTGCTCCTGGTCCTGCTGCATGATTTCCCAGAGTTCCTGTGTGACTATCACTACGGCTTCTGTGATGTTATTCCACCCAACTGCATCCAGCTCCGCAACCTCATCCTCAGTGCCTTCCCACGCAACATGAGGCTCCCGGATCCGTTCACACCCAATCTCAAG GTGGACATGCTGAGTGAGATCAACATCGCTCCCCGTATCCTCACCAACTTCACAGGCGTCATGCCTTCGCAGTTCAAGAAGGACCTGGACTCGTATCTGAAGACACGATCACCAGTCACTTTCCTTTCAGAGCTGCGCAGCAACCTGCAG gTGTCCAATGAGCCGGGAAATCGCTACAACATCCAGCTGATCAATGCTCTCGTGCTGTACGTAGGCACACAGGCCATCGCTCACATCCACAACAAGGGCAGCACACCCTCCATGAGCACCATCACTCACTCTGCACACATGGACATCTTCCAGAACCTGGCCGTGGACCTGGACACTGAGG GGCGTTACCTGTTCTTGAACGCGATCGCAAATCAGCTGCGTTACCCCAACAGTCACACTCACTACTTCAGCTGCACCATGCTCTATCTGTTTGCTGAAGCCAACACAGAGGCCATCCAAGAGCAGATCACCAG GGTTCTGTTGGAGAGGCTGATTGTGAACAGGCCTCACCCATGGGGTCTCCTCATCACCTTCATCGAGCTGATCAAGAATCCTGCCTTCAAGTTCTGGAGCCACGACTTTGTGCACTGTGCCCCTGAGATTGAAAA GCTGTTCCAGTCTGTAGCTCAGTGCTGCATGGGACAGAAGCAGGCCCAGCAGGTGATGGAAGGCACCGGTGCCAGCTAG